The genome window CACCCCCAGCCTAGaccagctgctgcttgtttgcCATGTCACTGGCTTCTACCCCCGTCCCATCAGCGTGGCCTGGCTGCGGGATGGCCAGGAGGTGCCTCCGGGCCCGGCGCTCAACaccagcaccatcctgcccaACGCTGACCTCACCTACCAGCTCCG of Ficedula albicollis isolate OC2 unplaced genomic scaffold, FicAlb1.5 N12614, whole genome shotgun sequence contains these proteins:
- the LOC107604559 gene encoding T-cell surface glycoprotein CD1b-2-like codes for the protein RQELPVATVFTRTPSLDQLLLVCHVTGFYPRPISVAWLRDGQEVPPGPALNTSTILPNADLTYQLRSVLAVAPRDGHSYVCRVRHHSLGTRSLLIPW